TTTATTTGCTAATTCAGCAGGAGTATTTTTAGCTGTCGCTATATAGTTTTCTTCGCGATCAATATTTTTACCAATATCTATTTTTCCAATATCTATTTTTTCAGCTTTTAAAGCTGCAACAGCCCCAATCACTCCTGAATACCAGCCATATATTTTTCCAGCATCAAGCTTTTTAGCATTTGTTGCATCATTTGGCACTGCTTCTATATCAGCTTTATTTAATCCATGTTTTGCATCTGCAATAAAGCCCTCATACGAAGAACCAAGTAAAACACCTATTTTTTTACCTTTTGCATCAGCAATACTGTCCAGTTTTTTATTTGATTTTAATGTCAGAAATGCAGTATCAGCATCATAAAGTTTAGCTACCCAATTATAACTTGCTTCCCGCTCTGAATTGCGAGTTAAAGGAATTACAAATGATTTTTTGTCAGAATTTGCAAGGGTTTCTTGTTGCGCTCTTTTCCAAGGTGACCAAACCATTTTGAAGGAAATTTTTTTAGCCTCTAATGCCTTTGTAACAATATCTCCACCAATTCCACTGACTTGATTTTCTCCAATTTTTTCTGTTTCAGATGGAAAATTTTCAGTCAAAATTGATATATCTTGAGCTATTGCAGTACCAAATGCAAAAAGAAAAACTGGCGCGAGTAGAAAATTTTTTTGTTTGAACATAAAAAACTCCATTATAAAAATGATTACTCTATAATTAAACATTTTACTTACAAAAATATAAAGTCAATATTCTGGCAGATTAATTCTTATTAGGAACATACTTTTTAATAATTTCAGAATATTTATTTGTTTTTCTAAACTGCTCAAAGGCTTTAGCAACTCTTTCTATTAATTTAGGATCTGTTTTTGAAGTCGTTGAAATATAATTTTCTTCAACATCAATTTTATTTCCGTATTCAAATTGGCTAAGATCTATTTTTTCAGCAACTATATTTGCTTTTCCCGAAATAGAACTTGTATACCAGGCAAATATTTCCCCAAGTAATAATCTTTTCACATTTAGCTGATCGTAGGGAACAGAAGAGACTTCATCCTTAAATGCTTTTCCTTTTTGATTTAAAATTTTTTGCTCATAAGAGGTACCAACTTGGACACCAATTTTTTTATCATTTATTTCTTTTAAGCTATTTATTTTTTTATTGCCTTTTTTTGTGATAAAGAAAGTTTCTATATCACATATTTTAGCTACCCAGATATAATTTTTTTCTCTCTCAGGAATTCTGGTTATTGGTAAAATAAAACTTTTTTTATCAGCATTTTCTTGAACCTTTTGTTGGGCTAACTTCCACCTTGTCCAAATAAATTCATATTTAATATTTTGACTTTCTAGCGCTTGAGTAACAATTTCTGCAAAAATTCCGGTTACTTTTCCATTACTCGACTTTTCAACTTCACCAGGGACATTTTCCGTTAAAATTTTTATATCCTGTGCTTTTATTTTAGTTGTTATGTAACAAGATCCAAATAAAACAATTAATGTGGATATTTTTTTATAATTTAGCATTTATATATCCCTAATTTTATAAATTTATAATTTATTGTATTATCCAAGATATTTTTAAACAATTATAGTCAATTAATTGGCGACTTAAGCTCATTAAAATTCACTTGAATAAAATCTGAGAAAAATCAATGATAAAAAACTTAATCTGCTTGAAAAAAAAAATACATTTGTTAAATTCACAATTGAGTTTTATGAAGTCATTTTCTTCTTTGTAAAAATTTTTATTTTTTGATATTTTATCTAATCAAGGTATTTTATTATCTTTCAATGGTTATGAAAAAATGGGAAGCTAGCATGATTGAATTTAAAGGTATTCATAAATGGTACAATAAAAAACTGCATGTTTTAAATGATATTAATTTAGTAGTGAAAAAAGGGGAAGTTGTTGTTGTTTGTGGCCCCTCAGGTTCTGGAAAGTCTACTCTTATCCGCACTGTTAACGCTCTTGAAACCGTGGATGCCGGTGAACTTATTGTGGATGGTATTAAAGTAACAGATCCGAAAATAAATTTAAATACATTACGAGGAGAAATAGGGTTTGTCTTTCAGCAGTTTAATCTTTACCCACACTTAACAGTTTTAGAAAATATAACACTGGCTCCCATAAAAGTTAAAAAAGTAAACAAATCTGAAGCTGAAAAAATAGCTCTTGATTTACTTAATAAAGTAGGTCTTGATAATAAAAAAGACTCCTATCCGGCACAACTTTCTGGTGGCCAGCAACAAAGAGTAGCTATTGCACGTGGACTTGCCATGCAACCTAAAATTATGTTGTTTGATGAACCAACATCTGCTCTAGATCCTGAAATGATCGGTGAAGTTTTGAAGGTTATGAAAGACCTTGCCAAGGGCGATATCACTATGATGGTTGTTACCCATGAAATGGGTTTTGCTCGTGAAGTTGCAAATAGAATAGTTTTTATTGATGCTGGAAAAATTGTTGAAGTTTCTGAACCTAATGATTTCTTTAATCATCCAAAATCAGAAAGAGCACAACAATTTTTAAAGCAAGTTTTGACACCAATGCAAGCATAAAAGGAGATTTTTTCATGAAATTAATGAGCAGAAAATTTTTTATATCTATTATTTCTTTAATCCCTCTTCTATATGTAACAAATGTTCAAGCTGATGTTAATGAAATAAAGAAAAAGAAAACTCTTATAGTTGGTGTGAAAGACTCCTTATACCCATTTGGATTTGTAAATGAAAAATCTCGCACTTTAGAAGGCTATGATATAGATTTTGCAAAGGAAATCGCTGATAAATTAGGAGTTAAAATAGAGCTAAAACCGGTAACATCTGCTAATAGAATACCATTATTGATGGAAGATAATGTTGATTTGCTTGCTTGTACAATGACAATTACACCAGAAAGAGCAAAACAAATAAATTTTAGTTATCCTTATTTTGTCTCTAAGCAAAAATTCATTGTTAAAAAAGGAACAGTGAAATCATTAAAAGATTTAGAAAACAAAAAAATTGGTACAACCAAAGGATCAACTTCAGAGCTGAATGCTGCAAAAGCAATTCCAAGCGCAAAAATACTTTCTTTTGATGATTATCCCCAAGCTTTTTTAGCTTTGCAACAAGGAAAAGTATTCGCAATAACTACTGATGAATCAATTTTAGCGGGAATACTTTCAAAAGCATCTAAGAAGGAGGATTTTGAATTACCTGCATTTGATATTTCTAAAGAGCCATATGGAATAGGTGTTAACAAAAAAAATCCAGAATTATTAAAAATAGTAAATCAAACATTAATTGAGATGGAAAAAAACGGAAAAGCTGATGCCACTTTTGCTAAATGGTTTGGTCCAAATTCTTCAGTTCCTTTAGTAAAAGACTTTAAAATCACCCCCTAGAAATATAAACAATTAAAAATTTAGGAATGGTTTTATGTCATCTTACCAATTTGATTTCTCCATCCTACTAACTGAAAAATATGCAAAAATGTTAGTAGAAGGCCTTGTAACAACAGTAGAACTTTCCGTTATTTCATGTGCTTTGGCATTTTTCCTTGGTTTGAATTTAGCCGTCATGCGTTTAGCTCATTTTGCTCCAATCAGGATATTTGCCCAGTGCTATCTGGAATTTTTTAGGAACACTCCTCTCATTGTACAGCTATTTTTTTGGTATTTTGGTTCTTATCAAGTGTTACCAACAGTAATTAATGATTGGCTAAACACTTTAAATTTCGAATTCGCAGCAGCAGTAATTGCTTTAACATTTTATACCTCAGCATTTATCGCTGAAGATATCCGTTCTGGAATTTCTTCCATTCCAAAAGAACAAATGGAAGCTGCTAGAAGTAGCGGATTTTCATATGTCAGATCCATGCACTATATTATACTCCCACAAGCAGTACGTTTGACAATCCCTCCTTTGATAAACCAATTTTTAAATCTAGCAAAAAATTCATCTATGGCGATGGTTATTGGTGTTGCGGAAATTACTTATCAAGCAAGGCAAATTGAAAGCCAGTCGTTCAAAAGTTTTGAAGCCTTCTTTGCTGCTACTTTAATTTATGTTTGTTTTTCCTTTGTTATTTCAGGATTAATAACAATTTATGACAAAAAAGTTCTAAACCCAATTGGCAAAGGAACTGTTTGATATGGATAGTATTTTTGATTTAAGTGTTATACAAAACAATTTTTTACAATTAATGATTGGGCGCTATCCAAATGGACCTTTAGGTGGTTTAGCTCTAACTATCATTCTAGCTTTTATATCTGTTTCTTTATCAATTATTGGCGGATTAATATTAGGTTTACTTTGTATATCACGAAATTCTTATATTAGAGTACCTGTTTCGTTTATAGTTAATTTAATAAGAGCAATGCCTTTATTAATGGTTATTTTTTGGATGTTTTTTTTGTTACCTATTTTAACTGGTGGGAAATTTCCAGAAAATGGAACTGTAATTTGTGCTTTAACAATTTTTACTTCTTGTTATATTTCACAGATTGTAAAAGCAGGTATTGCAAGTATTCCAAAAGGTCAAACCGAAGCTTCAATCTCTAGTGGAATGACTTACTGGCAAACAATGCGATATGTTGTTCTTCCACAAGGGCTAAGAAATATGATTCCTTCTTTTGTTAACCAATTTGTTTCTTTAATAAAAGATACTTCTTTGGGATATATTGTAGGGGTTTCAGAGCTAACTCAAGTTGCACAACAGATAAATAATAGAACCCAGAACTATGCTGCAGAAATATTTATTTTCTTGGCTATAATTTATTTTGTTATTTGTTTTGCATTCACAAGCTTAAGTCGTTGGCTTGAAAAAACTTTAGCTTGGAAAAAATCTATTTAATTTTTAGCAATTAAATAGGTATTCCCGTTTCGCGTAAAATATTGTTCAAACTTAATTTGGAATCACTTTTTGCACTCCGATAAGCAATAATATATGCACATTGAATAGGAACCTCTCCTCCTGGAAATGATTTCACTCTTGTACCAGCAACAACTACAGCATTTGGAGGAACAAAACCTCGATATTCTTTTTTCTCCGATGTCGTAACATCATAAATAGGAGTAGAAGAAGTTAATGATACATTTGCAGCCAAAACTGCTCCTTCACTCACAATAGTACCTTCAACAACAATCACCCTACTCCCTAGAAAAGCATTATCTCCAATCATCACAGGCTTAGCATTTTCAGGTTCTAAAACCCCACCTATTCCAACACCACCTGCTACATGAACATTTTTTCCAACTTGTGCACAACTACCCGCGGTAGCCCAAGTATCAATCATTGTACCAAGGCCAACCCAAGCACCTATATTAACAAAACTAGGCATTAAAATGGCACCTTTTGATACATAAGCACCTTCTCGTACAATAGAGCCATAAACAGAGCGAACTCCATAAGCTGCTAAGTCTTTTCGTACATCTAATTTATCGTGGTATCCCAAAGAACCTGCATGTACTCTCTCTTGTCCCATTATTTTTAAATTTCCATTCAACTCCCATTTAAAACTTTCAACAGTTCTAATTTTCATTGCAAATAAAATAGATTGCTTTACCCATGGATGAACAACCCATTCATTTAAATCACGCATTTCAACTTCGCCGCAGTTTGGACCTTCTCCTTTTGGAGAGGCAACCCTTAACGTACCATCTTCAAGATAACGTAAGCATTGATAAATAATTTCTTGAGAAGTTTTTCTTTGTAAAAGTTCATTGTCACTTACAAGTGTTTTAATATTATTTTCTAACTCTTCTAATTCTTGATACGATAATGAAATCATAATTTAATTTCTCCAGAATTTATTTTTGCTTGCCATATTTTTAAACATTCAGATATTTTATCGACAGTTGGAACTAAAGCCATTCTAAAATTCCTGTTACAGGATTCACCAAAAACAGAACCTGGTGTTAGCATAATACCCGTTGTTTCCAAAATTTTATTCACAAATTCAAAATCAGATTGATAAGAATTTGGAACATTACCCCAGACATAAAATGTCGCACAACTAGGTAACACAGAAATATTATTTGTTTTGAAAAAAGCATCAACTAATTCTCTTTTTTTAGCAAATATTTTGTTTCTTTCTCTAACATGATTTGTATCAGACCAAGCTGAAATTGCAGCTTTTTGAATAAAATCAGGAGTACCTAAACCTACATTTAAACGATATTTTGCATATAAAGTTAACAATTCAGAATCACCTGCAATAAATCCAGAACGATATCCTGTCATACCACTTCTTTTACTCAGCGAAAAAAAGCATATAACATTTTTAAAATTTTCTTTACTTGAAATTTCTAGAAAAGAATTAGGACTATCATTTCCTTCATAATACATATCAATATAACATTCATCAGATAGAATTATAATATTATGTTCACAAGCCCATTTATATATTTTTTCCATTTGATTTTTTTTAATTACTGCACCTGTTGGATTATGTGGATAGCATAACCAAATTGCAGCGATTTGATTTGTCAATTCCTGTGGAACTTCACTTGGATCAAAAATATAATTTTTTTCTGTTTTCAATGGATTAACATAAGGAATACCACCAGCTAAAACAGTTCCAGCTTTGTAAACTGGATATCCTGGCTCAGGACTGATAATCATACGACGGATAGAAGAGGAATTTAATATAACATGAGGAATATGAAATATAGCTTCCTTGCTACCATTAGATGAAATAATTTGGTTTTGAGCATTAATATCAATTGATAACCTATTTTTTACCCATTTTGCACAAGTTTGTCTTAATTGCAAACATCCAATATTTTGTGGGTATTGACTTACTGAATCAATATTTTCGATCAAGGCTTTTTTAATAAAATCAGGAGTAGGTTCTTTGGGATCTCCTAAAGTGAAATCGAATACTTCAATATTTTGAGCTTCTAATTTACTTTTTATTTCATCATTTTTTGTTAAACCAAAAGGTCTCAATGCTAATAACCAAGAATTCATTTCATCTAATTTTGTCATACACACCCCGTACAAAAATTTTAAGTACAAAGTTGTATAACTTTTTGTAATCTTAACAGCAAGAGAGTAATATTAACTAGCTGATTTTTTCTTTGGATGTAAATTGCTTAGAAAAAAAAGATAACTATCTGGATTATGATCAAATTCTAAACGATTTTTACAATTAGGACAAAATCTTTCAGGACCATCTTCGTATTTTTTTAATCCTGGTTGGATATCAAAACCTACAACTAAATTGAATATATGTGTAGTATTATCATTTTCACAAACGTAACGCGCATCAAAAGATTCGACATAGGATTTCTTATTTATAAATTCTGGAACCATCGACAATTGATCAACAACAGGAAAGGAACAATTTATATAATGCAGTTCAACATCTTTTAATTTGTCTAAAGCTAAAACCCATTTACGCACACCACTACTGTTTATTCTATGCACACCTTTTAAATCTAAAAATAAAATATCGTGATGCTTTTTATATAATTCACTAAAATCAGCATTTTCATCTACCATTCCTGATATTCTAACGTAGTCATCCTTTTCCCAATCAAAAGACAAGATATTCGTCATGCAGGTTCACCTGTAATACAATTAGAATTCATTCGTTCTATGATATGCGCACAAAACTTAGCAAGTTCTTCTGGCTTATCACAACAAGATATTAAAGTACCTAATCTATGTGATAGAATAGTAGCAATTTCATCGGGTGGCAAAGAATCATTCATGACACCTTTTTTTATTAAATCATCTATTTCCATCGAAAGACGCCATAATCTTACAGTTTCACCATCTGGAGCTTTAAGTTTTGAATTTTGCTTATCTTTTTCTTCTCTTTTTTTAGATAGTTGCACAATTGTTCCCATAACTTCTCCCTTAAGGTTTCTCTCACCATAATAACTTATCGGCTTCCTCTGGCATATTCTTTTTTAGCCATAAGTCTGCGGCATCTTTGACAATAGGGTCCTTAGCTTCTTTTTTTAACTTCTTATAAATATCAAGCACTTGCTTGTCTTGCTGTCCTCTGTTTTTTTCAATCCTTTGAGCATATTGTAACCACTCTTCACCAGCGTTTGCTATTCCCTTAGACTGTAAGTAAGGAAATAAGATTTTGTCATCAAAATTATTATCCGGATTTTTAAGAAAATATGTGAAAATAGCTTTCGCAAATCCTTTTTCGCAATTATATGATTTATCAGCTTTTTTTTCTTGCAAAAGATCTAACCATTCCTTACTTTCCTTTAAAGCTAGTATCTGAAACCAATTTTCTTTGTTGAAATTTGGAGAAGTTCTTAACATCCATGAGCAAAATGTCGGCGAAGAAAAAATTTGGTTAGGTTCTTTAAATAAGTCTTGTGAAACAGCTATATTTAACAGATTATTAGATGATTTTGATGCAAGTAAATCAAATTTTAAAAGTTCTCTTAAAGTCAATAAAGACCAAAAATCTTTATTTAAAATAAAATCAAGCTGAGCTTTTTCTACTTTTACAAGATCTTCTTTCCATTTTTCATTTGATTTTTTTAAACTATTATAAGCTTTTAGAGCATTTTCTACTGATGGATGAAACATCATTTGATAAAACTCAGAATGCAATGGTTCTCCATCACCTCCAACTTCTGACTTCCGCATTTCATTCCAAATGGGAAAATCTTTAATAAATGCACTGCATCTTAAAACTTTTAGTTTTTCTTCTTTTTCCCACTTTAGCCCTTTAACATAGTGATGATTATTTTTCTCTAAGGATAATATGGCCGCCTTATTTTTTTTATAATAATCAAGGAGTTCAAAACAAGCATTTTCTGTAGCTAGAAACGTGCCCACAGAGAGCTCTAACTCTTTTAATCTACTGTCGAAAAGGGGTAAAAACTCACTATCTGGAAATTCTTTTGCATAATTATCTATAGCTTTCTTTTGTTTTAAAGATTTTTCAACTACATTATTCTTATTATCTACTTCTGCTTCAGCCTGTAGGTTGTCCAAATCAACTTTTAACAAACAAGCTTTTGCTTGTTTCTTTAAAAGATCTCTCCCATCTTTAATCTTCTCTTGGACTTTTGCATATTCAACCATACGTGCCCGTTTGCTTAAAGTGTTTTCATATAAGCAAAATAGACGAACTTGAGCATCCGTCGAAACGGGATGGTTATTAAATTTTCTTAAAAGCATTTCATATTTATTTTTGGCTTTATCTCTTTCACCTTGTCTTTCAGCTATTTCAGCTAAGCGCAAATAAGCCCAAGGACCATATTCAGGATCTCCAATTAAATTTGTAAATCTTTCAAATCCCTTTTTTGCAATGTCATAATAACCCAACCAATAAGCAGTTTCTGCTCCATAAAATAAAGAACTTGGAACTTTCATTGCAAAAGGTTTTGAAAAAAGTTCCGCCCATGAATATGATCTTCGTGCCCATCTCAATAAATCTAAATCGAAATAAGCATTAGCAGATAATGTAAAAAGTAATGAAGAAATTTCAGGATGACCCTTTTTTAGAATTCCTGCAGCAATATATTCTAATGCTTTTCCTGGATCTTTGGCAATTAACATAGCAGAAGTTCTGAATAAATCTGAAGCTACTAAAAAGTCGGTATTATTTTTAGGAGATATAAAAACTTCACGTTTTACTAAAGGTCGGTCAACTATCTCAACTGGAGAACCTTCTGGAAGTTTTGGGTAATTAAAATAATCAAAATATTTTTCTAATCTTAAAGCAGCATTAAAAGCTCTCTGCCATAGTAAAATACCTTGATTCATGGCCATTGTATTTGCGTAAACTAATGGCATTACAGTTTGTATCCAAAGTAAAGAATCTAAATGCTCTGGAATGAAAGTTACTTTTGCTTTTTTTGTGCTAATTTTTGTTGAAACTTTGAAATAAACTGGATTTTCAAAAGCGTGTTTATAGACATTTTCTATCACTGTTGTTTTTTGTTTAGGCAAATACAAAGAATCATCTATCTGATTTGCAACATATGCAAAAATAGCTCTAGCCATTGAGTAGTGATCTCCTTCTGTAAATTCTTGAGGAGAAGGAGGGCTTGTCTTTGCATTCCAAATATGTACGTCTTTAATTTCATTTGTGGCTAAATAAAGAAACAGAAATCCATGCATTATATTTACTTGAATTCTAGTAAGCGAATTTATAGGAACATTATCTTTTGCAAGATCCATTTGCAAAAAAAACATACAATCATAAGCCTTTTGCAGACGCTCTTCTAACCAAAACCCTTGGCAAATATTTAGCCTAGAAATGTATTTATCATCACTAATAAAATATCCTAAAACACCTAAATTATAAGCAGGGTAAAATATTTGGAGAGGTGGTCTTTTCAATTCAGGAGGAAATCCATGGATTAAAGATTTTTCTGGATCTTTTTTAGATTCAAACCATCCTTTTGGTAATTCGCCTTTGGTACTACTCAAAAAATCTGCAATAAAATAAAATGATTGATAAATTTTATTGCGAACATCTTCAGGTGGCATCTTTTCAAACGATTTGCTAGACATTTTCTCAATTTTTTTTAAGTCATCTTTATTTTCAGGGATGATATCTTCTGGAAGAAAAAGAGTTGGCCATTGTTGAGCAAACAAAAATTGCACGCCTATCAGTAGATTTAAAGTACTTATTATGAATAACTTTTTTATAATCTTAAAGAGCATCAGCAAGTCCTAATGTTATGCTAATGTCTTTCGGATCAAAATTTAAAAAAATACTCTAGATAATTATGTCTTAGGGCAATCATTTCCCTCTTCTTTAATAATCTGCTTTGAAAAACAGTGTACTGAATTTTCAAAATTGGAATGTTCAGTGCTTTTTGAATAATTTTTTATGAGAGTTAATACATCTTCAATTTTTTCTTTAACAATGATTCTTGCACCGTTCATTACGGTTATGGTAGTGTCTGGAATTGATTCTATCCATTGAATGTTCATGTGATTTAAATAAATATTTGATCCATCGATTCTAGTCAGCTTAATCACTTGAATCCTCCTTTTAATTTGAATAACTTACCTATCATACTAATATATTTATAATGTATGTTAAACATCACAGTATTTTTTCTCATATATGCAAAGCATACATGAGAAGTAAATTTATGTGAATTTTCAAATTTTTTGCATTATTTTTTTAGGAATTTTGTAAAAATATGCCCTTAAATATCATTAATAAAGTATTTATTACATACATTAATAGTAATTTTTTAAACATACATTTTCATAACATTCAAAAGAATGCTTCAATATGGCATTGCTGAGAAGTTCTATAGAAAAAAAAGTTTTTCCTTTGCAAGTTCATTTTTTTTATCATAATTCCATTCTTGAAACAAAGTTTTATTTAAAATTCTAATTCTTTGTTCTCCTTTTTCTTTTGAGGAATTTTTTAATTATGAAAAAAAATATTTCTTTAAGCATTCCAAAAATTGGTAATGAAGTAACAGTTATTTTTGGGATGAATGACAAACCACTTGGAAATGTATTTCATTTTGATGATGGTCTTGTTTCTGAAAATACTATTGGATTTCTAACTGAATATGGTCTTACACCAAACAACCCAGAATATAAAAAAATTTCAGGAGTTTTAAAGATTGTAAAAGAGCATATGCTTTTTCGCGTTTCTGGTGAAATAATATTTGAACCACTTCTTGAATGTGTACGTTCACTAACAGAATTTAGAGCTAAAATTTCAGCACCAATAAACTGTTTTTTCACTCCTAAATCTGTTCAGGAAAAAGCTAAAATTAATACATTTAAAGGAAGTAATACAAAGGATGAAGAAGAAGATTTGGAAATAAGTATCGAAGAACTTGAAAATTATTTTTATAGTGGAAGTTTTTTAGTTCTTGATGAAATGTTAATAGATTCATTATATTGCGCAATTCCAGAATTACCTCTTTGCAGAGAAAATTGTTTAGGTCTTTGTTCTGAATGTGGTGAAGAATTAAACTTAACTGATTTAAATGGCAAAACAAGAACTGTCGCACATAAAAAAAACTGCAGTCATTTTAAAAAGTTGCATTAATAGGCATTTCAAGTTCTTTTTCCGCCATAATTTAATTTCTGTAAAATATTAACTATTTATCTAAAACTATTCATTATTTATAAAAAATTCTCCGAAAAGAAATTAAGGTTTTCCTTCATTTGGAATGAGGGTATCGTATGCACTTTTTGAAGAAATTAGCAGAAAAATGGGGAGTAAAATTAGTTATTTTATCTCTTTTCGCTGTTCCTTTTTCTGTTTCTGCTAGTGAAGAAGTGTTTGAATATACTGTACAACCAAATGATAATCTTTCTACCATACTCCAAAAACTTTCCTTAAAACCTATCTATGGAAAGAATGGTTCTTTAGCAGAAGTTTTAAAATTAAATCCTGAGAAGCAAGAAAGTGAAGGAAATTGTATTTATGCTGGTGAAGTCATACTTTTACCAAAAAGTATGCTGACAAAAGAGAAGCTAAATCTTGAATTAAAAAAAGAAATTGGGAAACAAACTGAAATTAAAAAAACAAATGAAAACAATAATGTAAAGGCGACTTTACAACCTAAAGAACCAAAAGTTCCCGTTCAAAAAAATGAAACTGTAGTAATCCAGCAACATAAAGAACCAAAAGTTCCCGTGCAAAAAAGTGAAACTGTAGTAACCCAGCAACCTAAAGAACCAAAAGTTCCCGTGCAAAAAAATGAAACTGTAGTAATCCAGCAACCTAAAGAACCAAAAGTTCCCGTGCAAAAAAGTGAAACTGCAGTAATCCAACAACCTAAAGAACCAAAAGTTCCCGTGCAAAAAAATGAAACAATTTATACTCAACAAGCTAAGTCTGCCACAGATATAAAACCAGCTTCTTTTGAAAACAAAAATGCAGAAAAAGAGCAATCCCTACAAAATAAGTTTTCAAAGCCGAATGCTATAATTACAAACATTCTGCCAAATGATAAAGAAAATAAACCTAACTTCAATAAGCTAAATGAAATCTTGATTTCAAATTCGAAAGATCGTTCTAGTAATCAAGTAACTAAACAAAGCTTAGAATTTGCTAATTCATCCAAAATAGAAAACCATCTGTTTTCTTCTCAAAAAACAATTTTACTAGCTATGCCTCTAAAAAAACAAGAAATAAGCAGAGAAGATAATTTAAGCAGTTCTTCTACAAAAAGCTCTCCTGTTTCAAATTCTTATTTCCGTAAGGAAGTTTTTCTTTCAGATGAAAATAGTTGCGATATATTTCCAAGCTGTAAATTTTGGTTATGGGACTTAAATAATAAATGCTGCAATCCCAAAAAACCTTTTTTTATGTTAACAAATGATAGTTCTTTAAAGTAATTTTATAAATTTTTAGTTTAATCGTTGTAATAAAAAGAATATCCAACCTTTTAATTGTTGCCACATAGTCAAAGAATTTTCTTTCGATGTAATGTGCAATCCTAAAAAAATGGCTAGAAAAATAAGACACCAGAATAAA
This is a stretch of genomic DNA from Pigmentibacter ruber. It encodes these proteins:
- a CDS encoding flagellar FlbD family protein — translated: MIKLTRIDGSNIYLNHMNIQWIESIPDTTITVMNGARIIVKEKIEDVLTLIKNYSKSTEHSNFENSVHCFSKQIIKEEGNDCPKT
- a CDS encoding aminotransferase class I/II-fold pyridoxal phosphate-dependent enzyme — translated: MTKLDEMNSWLLALRPFGLTKNDEIKSKLEAQNIEVFDFTLGDPKEPTPDFIKKALIENIDSVSQYPQNIGCLQLRQTCAKWVKNRLSIDINAQNQIISSNGSKEAIFHIPHVILNSSSIRRMIISPEPGYPVYKAGTVLAGGIPYVNPLKTEKNYIFDPSEVPQELTNQIAAIWLCYPHNPTGAVIKKNQMEKIYKWACEHNIIILSDECYIDMYYEGNDSPNSFLEISSKENFKNVICFFSLSKRSGMTGYRSGFIAGDSELLTLYAKYRLNVGLGTPDFIQKAAISAWSDTNHVRERNKIFAKKRELVDAFFKTNNISVLPSCATFYVWGNVPNSYQSDFEFVNKILETTGIMLTPGSVFGESCNRNFRMALVPTVDKISECLKIWQAKINSGEIKL
- a CDS encoding tetratricopeptide repeat protein — its product is MFAQQWPTLFLPEDIIPENKDDLKKIEKMSSKSFEKMPPEDVRNKIYQSFYFIADFLSSTKGELPKGWFESKKDPEKSLIHGFPPELKRPPLQIFYPAYNLGVLGYFISDDKYISRLNICQGFWLEERLQKAYDCMFFLQMDLAKDNVPINSLTRIQVNIMHGFLFLYLATNEIKDVHIWNAKTSPPSPQEFTEGDHYSMARAIFAYVANQIDDSLYLPKQKTTVIENVYKHAFENPVYFKVSTKISTKKAKVTFIPEHLDSLLWIQTVMPLVYANTMAMNQGILLWQRAFNAALRLEKYFDYFNYPKLPEGSPVEIVDRPLVKREVFISPKNNTDFLVASDLFRTSAMLIAKDPGKALEYIAAGILKKGHPEISSLLFTLSANAYFDLDLLRWARRSYSWAELFSKPFAMKVPSSLFYGAETAYWLGYYDIAKKGFERFTNLIGDPEYGPWAYLRLAEIAERQGERDKAKNKYEMLLRKFNNHPVSTDAQVRLFCLYENTLSKRARMVEYAKVQEKIKDGRDLLKKQAKACLLKVDLDNLQAEAEVDNKNNVVEKSLKQKKAIDNYAKEFPDSEFLPLFDSRLKELELSVGTFLATENACFELLDYYKKNKAAILSLEKNNHHYVKGLKWEKEEKLKVLRCSAFIKDFPIWNEMRKSEVGGDGEPLHSEFYQMMFHPSVENALKAYNSLKKSNEKWKEDLVKVEKAQLDFILNKDFWSLLTLRELLKFDLLASKSSNNLLNIAVSQDLFKEPNQIFSSPTFCSWMLRTSPNFNKENWFQILALKESKEWLDLLQEKKADKSYNCEKGFAKAIFTYFLKNPDNNFDDKILFPYLQSKGIANAGEEWLQYAQRIEKNRGQQDKQVLDIYKKLKKEAKDPIVKDAADLWLKKNMPEEADKLLW
- a CDS encoding YceD family protein yields the protein MKKNISLSIPKIGNEVTVIFGMNDKPLGNVFHFDDGLVSENTIGFLTEYGLTPNNPEYKKISGVLKIVKEHMLFRVSGEIIFEPLLECVRSLTEFRAKISAPINCFFTPKSVQEKAKINTFKGSNTKDEEEDLEISIEELENYFYSGSFLVLDEMLIDSLYCAIPELPLCRENCLGLCSECGEELNLTDLNGKTRTVAHKKNCSHFKKLH